A section of the Lujinxingia vulgaris genome encodes:
- a CDS encoding sigma-70 family RNA polymerase sigma factor: MIQTSQAKATRDITGPLPDDTLELIRRFQKLVYKVAHQVHHSTGEELSFDDLVSWGFTGLLAAYERFDPEINSRFLTYAYYRIRGAMLDACRRHAQVISQQSVYEQAANEVLQAYSHVVYVSRQERTIEERMDLLGDIAGDLNMVYVLSQPPEQALRGRQTPALDALEKEQDERLVRELVAELDERARALIEGYYFEKRTLSELAEELGMSVSWASRMHARVLKELRARVEGESQYEALSPQV, translated from the coding sequence ATGATTCAGACGAGCCAGGCGAAAGCCACCCGTGACATCACCGGTCCCCTGCCCGACGACACCCTTGAGCTGATCCGGCGTTTTCAGAAGCTGGTCTACAAGGTCGCCCATCAGGTCCATCACAGCACCGGCGAAGAGCTGAGCTTTGATGACCTTGTCAGCTGGGGTTTTACCGGGCTTCTGGCGGCATATGAGCGTTTTGATCCCGAGATCAACTCCCGCTTTCTGACCTACGCGTACTACCGGATCCGCGGGGCAATGCTCGACGCGTGCCGGCGTCACGCCCAGGTGATCAGCCAGCAGAGCGTCTACGAGCAGGCCGCCAACGAGGTGCTCCAGGCCTACTCACACGTGGTGTACGTGAGCCGTCAGGAGCGCACGATCGAGGAGCGCATGGATCTTCTGGGCGACATCGCCGGCGATCTCAATATGGTCTACGTGCTCAGCCAGCCGCCGGAGCAGGCGCTGCGCGGGCGGCAAACCCCGGCGCTCGATGCGCTGGAGAAGGAGCAGGACGAGCGCCTTGTGCGCGAGCTTGTGGCCGAGCTTGATGAGCGCGCCAGAGCCCTCATTGAGGGGTATTATTTTGAGAAGCGCACCCTCTCGGAGCTGGCCGAAGAGCTGGGGATGTCGGTCTCCTGGGCCTCGCGCATGCACGCCCGCGTGCTGAAAGAGCTGCGTGCG
- a CDS encoding RNA polymerase sigma factor, producing MEDQELQLVERAQAGDREAFKELVETYQRKVYGICIGMLKNPDDSMDVSQEVFIKVYRYLEKFNRQSSFYTWLYRITVNMCIDFLRKKKRVQEVDYDDGILRGSDEVEGDEHILPSRLGLNPDKVYGRKELRQKMLEALETLSEKHRTILILREVEGLSYEEIADVLNISKGTVMSRLYHARRYFQTAVESYVGDELKVS from the coding sequence GTGGAAGATCAGGAACTCCAACTCGTTGAGCGCGCCCAGGCCGGCGACCGGGAGGCGTTTAAGGAGCTCGTCGAGACCTACCAGCGTAAGGTCTACGGCATCTGCATCGGGATGCTCAAAAACCCCGATGACAGCATGGATGTCAGCCAGGAAGTGTTCATCAAGGTCTACCGCTACCTTGAGAAGTTTAACCGCCAGTCGAGCTTTTACACCTGGCTCTACCGGATCACGGTGAACATGTGCATCGACTTTTTGCGCAAGAAAAAGCGCGTGCAGGAGGTCGACTACGACGACGGCATTCTGCGCGGCAGCGACGAGGTCGAGGGCGATGAGCATATCCTTCCCTCGCGCCTGGGGCTGAACCCCGACAAGGTCTACGGCCGAAAAGAGCTGCGCCAGAAGATGCTCGAGGCCCTGGAGACGCTCTCGGAGAAGCACCGCACGATCTTGATTCTTCGGGAGGTTGAGGGGCTGAGCTATGAAGAGATCGCCGATGTGCTCAACATCTCCAAGGGCACGGTGATGAGTCGCCTCTACCACGCGCGGCGCTACTTCCAGACCGCCGTCGAGAGCTACGTGGGTGATGAGCTTAAGGTGAGCTAA